The sequence below is a genomic window from Barrientosiimonas humi.
CAGATCGCCGCCACCTGCTCGCCCTCGCCGGCGAAGGCGGCACGGATGACGTCGAGCACGGCGTCGAGGTCGGCCGGCTGCTCGGGTCGGATCTGCGGTCGCGCGGTCTCGGTCATCCGGCGATCACTCGCTCCACGGCCAGGGACAGGGTCGGCTCGACACTATCGACGCGCAGCGGGCCGTCGGGGGTCATGACCTGCAGGCAGATGCCGTCCACGACCGCCAGCAGCAGGCGCAGGGCGTCCTCGACGGGCACCGCGAGCACCCCCTCCTCGTCGAGAGTGGTCAGCCACCCGCGCACGCTCCCGCTGAGGCGGGTGGTGAGCCAGGTGAGCGCGGCGCGCCCGCCCTCGGTGCGCTGCGGTCCGAGCGCGGTGACGTAGAGCCCGAACCACTGGTCCAGCGCCTGCTCGTTCGACATGCCGGCGAGGTGGCCCTCCTGCCCGCCCGGCAGGAACTGCATCAGGCACTCGGTGAGCCGTCGCTGCGGTCGCACGCGCCGGTCGCCGATGCGCTTGTCGGACACCAGCAGGTCCAGGGCCGGCTCGAGGACGGCGTCGTAGAGCGCGGCCTGGGTGGGGAAGTAGTGCCGCAGGGTGCTGGCGCCGATGCCCGCGCGGGCGGCCACCGCACGCACGCTGACCGAGTCGATGCCGCCCTCGACGGCCAGCTGCGCGGCAGCCTTGATGATCTGCTGCCGTCGGTCCGTTCCTGCCATCTTTCCGCCTTTGGTACGCCGTACTAGTACGCCGTGCTAGTTTGCTCCCACCAGGGACTAGCACACCGTACTAGCCCACCAGGTCACAGACAGGGAGCATCCGATGATCGACACCGTTCGCGAGTTCACCGAGGGGCTCCCGCCGCTGCTGCAGTGGCTGGGGGTCGCCCTGGG
It includes:
- a CDS encoding TetR/AcrR family transcriptional regulator produces the protein MAGTDRRQQIIKAAAQLAVEGGIDSVSVRAVAARAGIGASTLRHYFPTQAALYDAVLEPALDLLVSDKRIGDRRVRPQRRLTECLMQFLPGGQEGHLAGMSNEQALDQWFGLYVTALGPQRTEGGRAALTWLTTRLSGSVRGWLTTLDEEGVLAVPVEDALRLLLAVVDGICLQVMTPDGPLRVDSVEPTLSLAVERVIAG